A single Elephas maximus indicus isolate mEleMax1 chromosome 2, mEleMax1 primary haplotype, whole genome shotgun sequence DNA region contains:
- the GABRP gene encoding gamma-aminobutyric acid receptor subunit pi isoform X3 codes for MNYNLCLIFMCLSLCTQRMCVQGNQFNIEVGRSDKLSLPGFDNLTAGYNKFLRPNFGGEPVQIALTLDIASISSISESNMDYTATIYLRQRWTDQRLVFEGNKSFTLDARLVEFLWVPDTYIVESKTSFLHEVTVGNRLIRLFSNGTVLYALRITTTVGCNMDLSKYPMDTQTCKLQLESWGYDGNDVEFRWLRGNDSVRGLENLRLAQYTIQRYFTLVTWSQQETGNYTRLVLQFELRRNVLYFILETYVPSTFLVVLSWVSFWISLDSVPARTCIGVTTVLSMTTLMIGSRTSLPNTNCFIKAIDVYLGICFSFVFGALLEYAVAHYSSLQQMAAKDRVQWS; via the exons ATGAACTACAACCTCTGCTTAATCTTCATGTGCCTAAGTCTCTGCACTCAAAG GATGTGTGTCCAGGGGAATCAGTTTAACATCGAGGTCGGCAGAAGTGACAAGCTTTCCCTGCCTGGCTTTGACAACCTCACAGCAGGATATAACAAATTCCTCAGGCCTAATTTTGGCG gGGAACCAGTTCAGATAGCACTGACTCTCGACATTGCAAGCATTTCTAGTATTTCAGAGAGTAACATG GACTACACAGCCACCATATACCTCCGACAGCGCTGGACGGATCAGCGGCTGGTGTTTGAAGGCAACAAGAGCTTCACTCTGGACGCACGCCTTGTAGAGTTTCTCTGGGTCCCTGACACTTACATCGTGGAATCCAAGACCTCCTTCCTACATGAAGTCACTGTGGGAAACAGACTCATTCGCCTCTTTTCCAATGGCACGGTCCTGTACGCTCTCAG AATCACAACGACTGTTGGATGTAACATGGATCTGTCTAAATACCCCATGGACACACAGACATGCAAGTTGCAGCTGGAAAGCT GGGGGTACGATGGGAACGACGTGGAGTTCAGGTGGCTGAGAGGGAATGACTCTGTGCGTGGGCTGGAAAACCTGCGGCTTGCTCAGTACACCATACAGCGGTATTTCACCTTAGTCACCTGGTCACAGCAGGAGACAG GAAATTACACACGATTAGTCTTGCAATTTGAGCTTCGAAGGAATGTCCTGTATTTCATTTTGGAAACCTATGTTCCCTCCACTTTTCTGGTGGTGTTATCCTGGGTTTCGTTTTGGATCTCCCTGGATTCAGTTCCTGCAAGAACCTGCATTG GTGTGACCACTGTGTTGTCAATGACCACACTGATGATCGGGTCCCGCACTTCTCTTCCCAACACCAACTGCTTCATAAAGGCCATCGATGTgtacctggggatctgcttcagcTTCGTGTTTGGGGCCCTACTGGAATATGCAGTTGCCCACTACAGCTCCTTACAACAGATGGCAGCCAAAGATAGG gtgcagtggagttga
- the GABRP gene encoding gamma-aminobutyric acid receptor subunit pi isoform X2, which yields MDYTATIYLRQRWTDQRLVFEGNKSFTLDARLVEFLWVPDTYIVESKTSFLHEVTVGNRLIRLFSNGTVLYALRITTTVGCNMDLSKYPMDTQTCKLQLESWGYDGNDVEFRWLRGNDSVRGLENLRLAQYTIQRYFTLVTWSQQETGNYTRLVLQFELRRNVLYFILETYVPSTFLVVLSWVSFWISLDSVPARTCIGVTTVLSMTTLMIGSRTSLPNTNCFIKAIDVYLGICFSFVFGALLEYAVAHYSSLQQMAAKDRGTAKEVEEVNITNVINSSISSFKRKISFANIEISSDKVNYSDLTMKTSDKFKFVFRDKMGKIIDCFTIQNPSNVDRYSKLLFPLIFMLANVFYWAYYLYF from the exons ATG GACTACACAGCCACCATATACCTCCGACAGCGCTGGACGGATCAGCGGCTGGTGTTTGAAGGCAACAAGAGCTTCACTCTGGACGCACGCCTTGTAGAGTTTCTCTGGGTCCCTGACACTTACATCGTGGAATCCAAGACCTCCTTCCTACATGAAGTCACTGTGGGAAACAGACTCATTCGCCTCTTTTCCAATGGCACGGTCCTGTACGCTCTCAG AATCACAACGACTGTTGGATGTAACATGGATCTGTCTAAATACCCCATGGACACACAGACATGCAAGTTGCAGCTGGAAAGCT GGGGGTACGATGGGAACGACGTGGAGTTCAGGTGGCTGAGAGGGAATGACTCTGTGCGTGGGCTGGAAAACCTGCGGCTTGCTCAGTACACCATACAGCGGTATTTCACCTTAGTCACCTGGTCACAGCAGGAGACAG GAAATTACACACGATTAGTCTTGCAATTTGAGCTTCGAAGGAATGTCCTGTATTTCATTTTGGAAACCTATGTTCCCTCCACTTTTCTGGTGGTGTTATCCTGGGTTTCGTTTTGGATCTCCCTGGATTCAGTTCCTGCAAGAACCTGCATTG GTGTGACCACTGTGTTGTCAATGACCACACTGATGATCGGGTCCCGCACTTCTCTTCCCAACACCAACTGCTTCATAAAGGCCATCGATGTgtacctggggatctgcttcagcTTCGTGTTTGGGGCCCTACTGGAATATGCAGTTGCCCACTACAGCTCCTTACAACAGATGGCAGCCAAAGATAGG GGGACAGCTAAGGAAGTGGAAGAAGTCAATATTACTAACGTCATCAACAGCTCCATCTCCAGCTTTAAACGGAAGATCAGCTTTGCCAACATTGAAATCTCCAGTGATAAAGTCAACTATAGCGACCTGACAATGAAAACCAGTGACAAGTTCAAGTTTGTCTTCAGAGATAAAATGGGCAAGATTATCGACTGTTTCACAATTCAAAACCCCAGCAATGTTGATCGGTATTCCAAGCTTTtgtttcctttgatttttatGCTGGCCAATGTATTTTATTGGGCATACTACCTGTATTTTTGA
- the GABRP gene encoding gamma-aminobutyric acid receptor subunit pi isoform X1 gives MNYNLCLIFMCLSLCTQRMCVQGNQFNIEVGRSDKLSLPGFDNLTAGYNKFLRPNFGGEPVQIALTLDIASISSISESNMDYTATIYLRQRWTDQRLVFEGNKSFTLDARLVEFLWVPDTYIVESKTSFLHEVTVGNRLIRLFSNGTVLYALRITTTVGCNMDLSKYPMDTQTCKLQLESWGYDGNDVEFRWLRGNDSVRGLENLRLAQYTIQRYFTLVTWSQQETGNYTRLVLQFELRRNVLYFILETYVPSTFLVVLSWVSFWISLDSVPARTCIGVTTVLSMTTLMIGSRTSLPNTNCFIKAIDVYLGICFSFVFGALLEYAVAHYSSLQQMAAKDRGTAKEVEEVNITNVINSSISSFKRKISFANIEISSDKVNYSDLTMKTSDKFKFVFRDKMGKIIDCFTIQNPSNVDRYSKLLFPLIFMLANVFYWAYYLYF, from the exons ATGAACTACAACCTCTGCTTAATCTTCATGTGCCTAAGTCTCTGCACTCAAAG GATGTGTGTCCAGGGGAATCAGTTTAACATCGAGGTCGGCAGAAGTGACAAGCTTTCCCTGCCTGGCTTTGACAACCTCACAGCAGGATATAACAAATTCCTCAGGCCTAATTTTGGCG gGGAACCAGTTCAGATAGCACTGACTCTCGACATTGCAAGCATTTCTAGTATTTCAGAGAGTAACATG GACTACACAGCCACCATATACCTCCGACAGCGCTGGACGGATCAGCGGCTGGTGTTTGAAGGCAACAAGAGCTTCACTCTGGACGCACGCCTTGTAGAGTTTCTCTGGGTCCCTGACACTTACATCGTGGAATCCAAGACCTCCTTCCTACATGAAGTCACTGTGGGAAACAGACTCATTCGCCTCTTTTCCAATGGCACGGTCCTGTACGCTCTCAG AATCACAACGACTGTTGGATGTAACATGGATCTGTCTAAATACCCCATGGACACACAGACATGCAAGTTGCAGCTGGAAAGCT GGGGGTACGATGGGAACGACGTGGAGTTCAGGTGGCTGAGAGGGAATGACTCTGTGCGTGGGCTGGAAAACCTGCGGCTTGCTCAGTACACCATACAGCGGTATTTCACCTTAGTCACCTGGTCACAGCAGGAGACAG GAAATTACACACGATTAGTCTTGCAATTTGAGCTTCGAAGGAATGTCCTGTATTTCATTTTGGAAACCTATGTTCCCTCCACTTTTCTGGTGGTGTTATCCTGGGTTTCGTTTTGGATCTCCCTGGATTCAGTTCCTGCAAGAACCTGCATTG GTGTGACCACTGTGTTGTCAATGACCACACTGATGATCGGGTCCCGCACTTCTCTTCCCAACACCAACTGCTTCATAAAGGCCATCGATGTgtacctggggatctgcttcagcTTCGTGTTTGGGGCCCTACTGGAATATGCAGTTGCCCACTACAGCTCCTTACAACAGATGGCAGCCAAAGATAGG GGGACAGCTAAGGAAGTGGAAGAAGTCAATATTACTAACGTCATCAACAGCTCCATCTCCAGCTTTAAACGGAAGATCAGCTTTGCCAACATTGAAATCTCCAGTGATAAAGTCAACTATAGCGACCTGACAATGAAAACCAGTGACAAGTTCAAGTTTGTCTTCAGAGATAAAATGGGCAAGATTATCGACTGTTTCACAATTCAAAACCCCAGCAATGTTGATCGGTATTCCAAGCTTTtgtttcctttgatttttatGCTGGCCAATGTATTTTATTGGGCATACTACCTGTATTTTTGA